A region of Fusarium keratoplasticum isolate Fu6.1 chromosome 6, whole genome shotgun sequence DNA encodes the following proteins:
- a CDS encoding RRM domain-containing protein: protein MAPKKKEQQKMSLGDFLADSFGGGSSWADEVEETYVTGTQALPPSDRPRYNNNSSSSWQDRGFSVREAAPQQIPDKPPYTAHLGNLAYDVTNDAVNDFFTGCDVVSVRLIEDRELQRPKGFGYVEFASVEGLKQALALDGESFQGRTVRIKVADPPRGGDPGRGDSIRELGDWTRKGPLPDAPTRGGPREFGERRPPRDPASFESRPQRELTWERHGPLAPLPAQEGSGSRDGSRPRPSPEGLGERSESYRGNRRDSPAWGEAREGGSRPPRAERPERPERPERVATAAEKDMQWRDRMRPDAKPTSPDGSAPPSPALSNAGPAHGGRPRLNLQKRTVSEAPDAASPSLGSDAKASPFGAARPIDTAAREKEIEEKRQQAVQEKREADEKAKEERRIAKEAAAKAEAEAAEAAEAEAAEAAKAAAEPKEEPAAEAEATESANGEQKVPIRTREPREGAAPHPKSRAAEASSWRSASGDQRGFRGGPGPRGGRGGGRGARDPRPPRANGAAGQQASGDAEAATPTTDEDGWTTVPKKGRQGRAVAP from the exons ATGG CTCCTAAGAAGAAGGAACAGCAGAAGATGTCCCTTGGGGACTTTCTGGCTGACA GTTTTGGTGGTGGAAGCTCTTGGGCCGATGAGGTAGAGGAGACTTATG TCACCG GCACTCAGGCCCTGCCCCCGAGCGACCGCCCTCGTTACAACAACAACTCTTCCTCCAGTTGGCAAGATCGGG GCTTCTCTGTCCGCGAGGCCGCGCCTCAGCAGATCCCCGACAAGCCTCCCTATACCGCTCACCTGGGAAACCTGGCTTATGATGTTACCAACGATGCCGTGAACGATTTCTTCACCGGCTGCGACGTCGTCAGCGTCCGTCTCATCGAGGACCGTGAGCTTCAGCGACCCAAGGGTTTCGGCTATGTTGAGTTTGCCAGCGTTGAGGGCCTGAAGCAGGCTCTCGCTCTCGACGGAGAGTCGTTCCAGGGACGTACTGTCCGAATTAAGGTTGCTGATCCTC CCCGCGGAGGTGATCCTGGCAGAGGAGATTCTATTCGGGAGCTGGGAGACTGGACTCGCAAGGGTCCTCTGCCCGATGCTCCCACTCGAGGTGGCCCCCGGGAGTTTGGCGAGCGCCGACCTCCTCGTGATCCCGCCTCCTTTGAGAGCCGTCCCCAGCGCGAGCTGACCTGGGAGCGACACGGACCTTTGGCTCCCCTTCCTGCCCAGGAGGGCTCCGGCTCCCGAGACGGCAGCCGTCCTCGCCCCTCCCCCGAAGGACTTGGCGAGCGAAGTGAGTCTTACCGTGGAAACCGCCGTGACTCGCCCGCCTGGGGCGAGGCCCGTGAGGGTGGCTCGCGTCCTCCTCGCGCTGAGCGTCCTGAGCGTCCTGAGCGCCCCGAGAGAGTcgccaccgccgccgagaaggacaTGCAGTGGCGGGACCGTATGCGCCCTGACGCTAAGCCTACCTCTCCTGATGGCAGCGCTCCTCCCTCGCCTGCTCTGTCAAACGCCGGCCCTGCTCACGGTGGACGCCCTCGCCTGAACCTGCAGAAGCGAACTGTTTCCGAGGCCCCCGATGCCGCCTCGCCCTCGCTGGGCTCcgatgccaaggccagccCCTTCGGCGCTGCTCGCCCCATCGACACTGCCgcaagggagaaggagattgaggagaagcGTCAACAAGCTGTCCAGGAGAAGCGTGAAGCCGatgagaaggccaaggaggaacgacgcatcgccaaggaagctgctgccaaggctgaggccgaggccgctgaggctgctgaggctgaggctgctgaggcggccaaggctgcagcggagcccaaggaggagcctgctgccgaggctgaggctaCTGAGTCAGCCAACGGCGAGCAGAAGGTCCCTATCCGAACCCGTGAGCCCCGTGAAGGTGCTGCCCCTCACCCCAAGTCGAGAGCCGCTGAGGCCTCAAGCTGGCGCTCTGCTTCTGGTGATCAGCGAGGGTTCCGCGGGGGACCCGGTCCCCGGGGCGGACGTGGTGGTGGACGTGGTGCTCGGGACCCACGACCTCCCCGTGCCAACGGAGCTGCTGGTCAGCAGGCTTCTGGCGATGCCGAAGCCGCAACTCCGACTACCGACGAGGACGGATGGACCACGGTGCCCAAGAAGGGTCGCCAGGGACGTGCGGTGGCACCCTAG
- a CDS encoding Nudix hydrolase domain-containing protein produces the protein MNAAPPTTYKASPSLQAFASFTPAAFLAANPSIHHLMTGALVTNAQGQVLLLRRAPHDSWPLKWEIPGGCVDDEDVNIVAAAVRELWEETGLRAKIVKAPVRLVPADQAGELPVDVLETKLEMIGDFLIFRVKEVVWGKLAVWIDVESYDAVKICDDEHVEFAWVTEQEARERKFSDGRELDFTSEGVRRNVLEGFRLWREERDTE, from the coding sequence ATGAACGCGGCACCGCCAACTACCTACAAGGCGTCCCCCTCCCTCCAGGCCTTCGCCTCGTTCACCCCCGCCGCATTCCTCGCCGCCAACCCGTCCATCCACCACCTCATGACGGGCGCCCTCGTCACCAACGCCCAGGGccaggtcctcctcctccgccgcgCGCCCCACGACTCGTGGCCCCTGAAGTGGGAGATCCCCGGCGGGTGCgtggacgacgaggacgtcAACATCGTGGCTGCCGCCGTGAGGGAGCTGTGGGAGGAGACGGGGCTGAGGGCCAAGATCGTGAAAGCTCCCGTTAGGCTTGTGCCGGCTGATCAGGCTGGGGAGCTGCCCGTTGATGTGCTGGAGACTAAACTGGAGATGATTGGGGACTTTCTGATATTCCGAGTTAAAGAGGTGGTGTGGGGGAAATTGGCGGTCTGGATCGACGTGGAGAGCTACGACGCCGTCAAGATTTGCGACGACGAGCACGTCGAGTTTGCGTGGGTCACGGAGCAAGAAGCCAGGGAGAGAAAGTTCAGTGACGGGAGGGAGCTGGACTTTACGAGTGAGGGCGTGAGGAGGAATGTCTTGGAGGGTTTCAGGTTgtggagggaggagagggacaCCGAGTGA
- a CDS encoding Usp domain-containing protein, translating into MATASIVQPVPVKRSDSDISPKTTVPPSDSETRGPKADYFSCDSNTVDGSNTSVRASDGDDESSGHKSSVSFAADPPSVRSASLESNDNAGKATGSLISRHSSISSVTFRSPKDPALPQGKPQKMGNARIRVSSPAPARFRNHISFDNVPTGEPTKNNAISLTLNVRHRGYQARRRSRTFMVGVDEHPYSDYALQWLLDELVDDGDDVVCVRVIEKDIRSIDKSYQEEAESILKGVVKRNGSNRAINIILEYAVGKLHTTFQTLIQMYQPAMLIVGTRGRTLGGFQGLINTHNSFSKYCLQYSPVPVVVVRPTDKRLKKKTKRANDSTRQTYVGMLAATAGRHEADSEASSTYELEVSNTPDEEAHQVARALGLPASFDPTIKPINPSQLLNTRTPGPASINTLDEAPEDQRVVKDPATAGAESDDDDDDDGEFEVMSGQQILDKQKLEQLHKMEVGEAAALKMKMEDDDDDDDDTPTRQKSTS; encoded by the exons ATGGCGACTGCCTCCATCGTCCAGCCTGTGCCCGTCAAACGCTCCGATTCCGACATATCTCCCAAGACGACTGTACCTCCGAGCGATTCGGAGACAAGGGGTCCTAAGGCTGACTATTTCTCCTGCGACTCCAACACTGTCGATGGATCCAATACTAGTGTGAGGGccagcgacggcgacgacgagtcgTCTGGTCACAAATCGAGCGTCTCTTTTGCTGCCGACCCCCCGTCAGTTCGCAGCGCAAGCCTCGAGAGCAACGATAATGCAGGAAAAGCAACCGGATCATTGATTAGCAGGCACTCATCCATCAGCTCTGTCACGTTCCGTTCTCCAAAAGATCCTGCACTGCCACAAGGAAAGCCTCAAAAGATGGGCAACGCGCGTATCCGTGTCAGTTCTCCTGCTCCAGCTAG GTTCCGGAACCACATCTCCTTCGACAACGTCCCAACCGGCGAGCCGACCAAGAACAATGCCATCTCGCTGACACTCAATGTTCGGCATCGTGGATATCAAGCGCGACGAAGGTCACGCACCTTTATGGTTGGCGTCGACGAGCACCCCTACTCCGACTATGCGTTGCAGTGGTTGCTTGACGAGCTGGTCGACGACGGGGACGATGTCGTGTGTGTGAGAGTAATTGAGAAGGATATTCGCAGCATCGACAAGTCCTaccaggaggaggccgagtcgATTCTGAAAGGTGTTGTGAAGCGAAATGGCTCTAACAGGGCTATCAACATCATTCTTGAATACGCCGTCGGCAAACTACATACAACTTTCCAAACATTG ATCCAGATGTATCAACCTGCTATGCTCATTGTCGGAACCAGAGGCCGCACACTGGGTGGCTTTCAGGGCCTGATCAACACACACAACTCTTTCTCCAAGTATTGTCTCCAATACTCACCCGTGCCCGTTGTCGTGGTTCGACCAACGGATAAacgcctcaagaagaagacgaaaCGTGCCAACGATTCAACTCGCCAGACATATGTGGGCATGCTGGCCGCAACCGCTGGTAGGCATGAGGCGGACAGCGAAGCGAGCAGTACCTATGAGCTGGAGGTCTCCAACACacccgacgaggaggcccaTCAGGTTGCACGAGCTCTGGGCCTTCCTGCATCGTTTGACCCAACGATCAAGCCCATCAACCCCAGTCAACTCTTGAATACTCGAACTCCCGGCCCGGCGAGCATCAATACTCTCGATGAAGCCCCAGAAGATCAACGAGTTGTCAAGGATCCTGCCACCGCAGGCGCGgagagcgatgatgatgacgacgacgatggtgaATTCGAGGTCATGTCAGGACAGCAGATCTTGGACAAGCAGAAGCTCGAGCAGCTCCATAAGATGGAGGTGGGCGAGGCTGCCGCTCtaaagatgaagatggaggacgatgatgacgatgatgatgataccCCCACGCGCCAGAAGAGCACATCAtag